A single window of Salvia splendens isolate huo1 chromosome 8, SspV2, whole genome shotgun sequence DNA harbors:
- the LOC121745015 gene encoding probable galacturonosyltransferase 4: protein MKIKLRKSVIFLLSVTVLAPIVLYTNTLGAYLASSSSRNEFIEDVSTFTFAGEVRPLNVLPQESAAALKEPLGVVYSENLGDSSSEGSNASSGENAHINRQLAEEDAISSISNLGSGGNTIRQVTDQEHEVALEKKEENTRETELIEKVNEAEQNKAKREIGSRRSKGKSERPPERTAVVKDNPRETGSEKQNERVIFPDARIRYLKDQLIQAKLYLSLSVTRTNPQFVRDLRLRMKEVLKVLGDATKDSELPKNALERLRAMDQTLSKGKQLEEDCASSVKKLRAMLHSAEEQLRVHKKQNLFLTHLTAKTVPKGLHCLPLRLSTEYFMLNTSQRRFPNEEKLEDPKLYHYALFSDNVLATAVVVNSSVTHTKDPSKHVFHIVTDRLNFAAMKMWFLANPPGRATIQVQNIEDFTWLNSSYSPVLRQLGSPTMIDYYFKNRHAESDSNIKFRNPKYLSMMNHLRFYLPEIFPKLDKVLFLDDDIVVQRDLTGIWSLNLRDKVIGVVETCGQSFHRFDRYLNFSNPLISKTFSPRACGWAFGMNIFDLKEWRKQNITEVYHKWQNLNHDRLLWKLGTLPPGLITFWNRTFALEKSWHVLGLGYNPNVVQKDIERAAVIHYNGNLKPWLEIGIPKFRNYWAKYVDYDQVYLRECNITP, encoded by the exons ATGAAGATAAAGCTGCGAAAGTCTGTGATTTTTTTGCTGTCGGTGACCGTTCTCGCTCCAATTGTTCTGTACACAAACACTCTTGGAGCGTATCTCGCTTCCTCTTCTT CCAGGAATGAATTTATAGAAGATGTTTCAACCTTT ACATTTGCTGGTGAAGTCAGACCATTAAATGTGCTACCACAG GAGTCGGCTGCTGCGTTGAAAGAACCTCTGGGTGTAGTTTATTCAGAGAATTTAGGCGATTCTAGTTCAGAAGGCTCGAATGCTTCATCCGGAGAAAATGCTCATATCAATAGACAACTCGCTGAAG AGGATGCAATTTCAAGTATATCCAATCTGGGCAGTGGAGGGAATACTATAAGGCAGGTGACTGATCAGGAGCACGAGGTTGCATTggagaagaaggaagaaaaCACAAGGGAGACTGAATTGATTGAGAAAGTAAATGAGGCTGAGCAGAATAAAGCAAAGAGAGAAATTGGTTCCCGGCGTTCCAAGGGTAAATCGGAAAGGCCACCAGAAAGAACT GCTGTTGTCAAAGATAATCCAAGAGAAACTGGAAGTGAGAAACAGAATGAACGGGTGATATTTCCAGATGCTCGTATACGTTATCTTAAGGACCAACTTATTCAAGCCAAGctttatctttctctctctgtgACTCGAACCAATCCTCAATTTGTAAGGGACCTGCGCTTGCGTATGAAGGAGGTTCTGAAAGTACTTGGAGATGCCACCAAGGATTCTGAGCTGCCAAAGAA TGCTTTAGAGAGGTTGAGAGCGATGGATCAAACACTTTCAAAAGGAAAACAATTGGAAGAAGATTGTGCTTCCTCAGTAAAGAAACTTCGTGCCATGCTGCATTCTGCTGAGGAGCAGCTTCGAGTCCATAAGAAACAAAATTTGTTTTTGACGCATTTAACTGCCAAGACAGTGCCCAAGGGGCTTCATTGTCTTCCTCTCCGTCTTTCAACAGAGTATTTTATGTTGAACACATCCCAACGTAGATTCCCGAATGAAGAAAAACTTGAAGATCCCAAGCTATACCACTATGCATTGTTTTCAGATAATGTATTGGCCACTGCAGTGGTTGTAAACTCATCGGTAACTCACACAAAG GATCCATCAAAACATGTCTTCCATATTGTGACTGATAGACTCAATTTTGCTGCAATGAAAATGTGGTTTTTGGCAAATCCTCCTGGCCGTGCAACCATTCAGGTTCAGAATATTGAGGACTTCACATGGTTGAATTCAAGTTACAGTCCAGTCCTTAGACAGCTGGGTTCTCCCACCATGATTGATTATTACTTCAAGAATCGACATGCTGAATCTGATTCGAACATTAAATTTAGAAATCCGAAGTACCTGTCAATGATGAACCATCTTCGTTTTTATCTTCCAGAGATCTTCCCAAAGCTGGACAAGGTTTTATTCTTAGATGATGACATTGTGGTGCAGAGGGATCTTACTGGCATATGGTCTCTAAATCTGAGGGACAAAGTAATTGGTGTTGTTGAGACCTGTGGACAGAGCTTCCACCGGTTTGATCGTTACCTCAATTTTTCAAACCCACTTATTTCAAAAACATTTAGTCCTCGCGCTTGTGGTTGGGCATTTGGGATGAATATCTTTGATCTGAAAGAATGGAGGAAGCAAAATATTACAGAAGTATATCACAAATGGCAGAACCTG AATCACGACAGGCTGCTTTGGAAGCTGGGGACTTTGCCACCCGGTTTGATAACCTTCTGGAATCGCACTTTTGCTCTTGAGAAATCCTGGCATGTTCTGGGACTTGGTTATAACCCAAATGTAGTGCAGAAGGATATCGAGCGGGCAGCAGTTATACATTATAATGGCAACCTGAAGCCATGGCTCGAGATAGGCATACCAAAGTTCAGAAACTATTGGGCCAAATACGTGGACTATGATCAAGTGTATTTGCGGGAGTGCAATATCACTCCTTAA